Proteins from one Suncus etruscus isolate mSunEtr1 chromosome 3, mSunEtr1.pri.cur, whole genome shotgun sequence genomic window:
- the GPR25 gene encoding probable G-protein coupled receptor 25: MAHTEPWSASTEPFGDYSGSGFPAELELCRVRALPYGAAYLPALYLAAFALGLLGNASVLWLLASPRGPRRLVDTFALHLAAADLGFVLTLPLWAAAAARGGRWPFGAGLCKLSSFALAATRCAGALLLAGMSVDRYLAVGHRLDARPPRTPRCAQAACAGSWAVALLAGLPALASRGLQPAPGGWGHQCVDAPSDTFQGLGLLLLLLTSGLPLSISVVCYCLVARRLHSFPHLGRARRSSLRIICAIEGAFVGSWLPFSALRALSHLARLGALALPCGLLLALRWGLELATCLAFVNCCANPLIYLLLDRSFRARLRLGLCGRKGHGARGSSSASSLAPDTSSGFRSRVRQPGRARTGRTAA, translated from the coding sequence ATGGCGCACACCGAGCCCTGGAGCGCCAGCACCGAGCCTTTCGGGGACTATTCGGGCTCGGGCTTCCCCGCCGAGCTGGAGCTGTGCCGGGTGCGGGCCCTGCCCTACGGCGCCGCCTACCTCCCCGCGCTCTACCTGGCCGCCTTCGCCCTGGGCCTGCTGGGCAACGCGTCGGTGCTGTGGCTGCTGGCGAGCCCGCGCGGGCCGCGGCGGCTGGTGGACACGTTCGCGCTGCACCTGGCGGCCGCCGACCTGGGCTTCGTGCTGACCCTGCCGCtgtgggcggcggcggcggcgcggggcgGCCGCTGGCCCTTCGGCGCGGGGCTGTGCAAGCTCAGTAGCTTCGCGCTGGCCGCCACGCGCTGCGCGGGCGCCCTGCTGCTGGCGGGCATGAGCGTGGACCGTTACCTGGCCGTGGGGCACCGGCTGGACGCGCGGCCGCCCCGCACGCCCCGCTGCGCTCAGGCCGCGTGCGCCGGCTCCTGGGCCGTGGCGCTGCTAGCCGGGCTGCCCGCCTTGGCCTCCCGAGGGCTGCAGCCCGCGCCGGGAGGCTGGGGCCATCAGTGCGTGGACGCGCCGTCGGACACCTTCCAGGGCCTcggcctgctgctgctgctgctcaccTCCGGGCTGCCGCTGAGCATCTCCGTCGTCTGCTACTGCCTGGTGGCGCGCCGCCTGCACAGCTTCCCGCACCTGGGGCGCGCCCGCAGGAGCTCTCTCCGCATCATCTGCGCCATCGAGGGCGCCTTCGTGGGCTCCTGGTTGCCCTTCAGCGCGCTGCGCGCCCTCTCCCACCTGGCACGCCTGGGCGCACTGGCCCTGCCCTGCGGCCTGCTGCTGGCGCTGCGCTGGGGCCTGGAGCTGGCCACCTGCCTGGCCTTCGTCAACTGCTGCGCCAACCCGCTCATCTACTTGCTGCTGGACCGCTCGTTCCGCGCCCGCCTGCGGCTCGGCCTCTGCGGGCGCAAGGGCCACGGGGCGCGCGGGTCCAGCTCCGCGTCCTCGCTCGCCCCAGACACCAGCTCGGGCTTCCGAAGCCGAGTGAGGCAACCGGGCCGAGCCCGCACGGGGCGCACCGCCGCCTAG